From a region of the Lactuca sativa cultivar Salinas chromosome 4, Lsat_Salinas_v11, whole genome shotgun sequence genome:
- the LOC111876620 gene encoding aspartic proteinase-like protein 1, with protein MEVARAFLVAVSMAVVLLLVQCSFSAQAHVIYSSRMIHRYSDEMKALRVSREGHTVEDWPEQGSLGYLRRLIKRDVERQTMNVGSQHQLLFPSAGSKTMSGGNELGWLHYTWIAIGMPSVSFLVALDTGSDLLWLPCDCVQCAPLSDSDQNEYNPSHSNTSKSITCSHQLCELGPTCQNPKQPCPYTVKYASTDTSSSGSLVEDILHLASDGVNTSNTYVRAPVIIGCGKSQSGGYLDGIAPDGVLGLGLGEVSIPTLLSKSGVTKNAFSLCFGETGSGNIYFGDQGPPTQKTTPFLPIDGKYIAYIIGVEKVCISTTCLDETNFNAQFDSGTTFTSLPDDIYKAVVKEFDRQANATRVDFEDLPFEYCYKSSSQELPDTPLVTIKFAVNNSFVVRDPLFLINDSQGGVAGFCLAIQSSPYEMGLIGQNFMQGYRLAFNRENLTLGWSRSKCQPLKDEKASGSNANATSPISLPTTEQQRTPNAQAVAPAVAGRTPSKSSATLILSNSSCFLRNLLPFLLLLLFHQSPSLHLCKY; from the exons ATGGAAGTAGCTCGAGCTTTTTTGGTTGCTGTATCCATGGCGGTGGTGCTTCTGTTAGTGCAATGTAGCTTTTCGGCCCAAGCACATGTGATATACTCTTCCAGAATGATTCATCGGTATTCTGATGAAATGAAAGCTCTTAGGGTTTCGAGGGAAGGACATACGGTGGAGGATTGGCCGGAGCAGGGAAGCTTGGGTTACCTCCGCCGGCTTATTAAGAGAGATGTTGAAAGGCAGACGATGAACGTTGGGTCTCAGCATCAACTCCTGTTTCCATCTGCCGGCAGCAAGACAATGTCTGGCGGAAATGAACTTGGATG GTTGCATTATACTTGGATTGCTATAGGGATGCCTAGTGTTTCCTTCCTTGTTGCACTTGATACTGGAAGTGATCTTCTATGGCTTCCATGTGATTGCGTGCAGTGTGCTCCACTTTCA GATTCAGATCAGAATGAATACAATCCATCTCACTCAAACACAAGCAAAAGCATAACATGCAGCCATCAATTGTGTGAATTGGGTCCAACTTGCCAAAACCCTAAGCAGCCATGCCCTTACACTGTTAAGTATGCCTCTACAGATACTTCCAGTTCTGGATCACTCGTTGAAGACATATTGCATCTTGCATCAGATGGTGTTAATACATCCAACACCTATGTTAGGGCTCCAGTTATTATAGG ATGTGGTAAGAGCCAAAGTGGTGGTTACTTGGACGGAATTGCCCCTGATGGTGTCCTTGGGCTTGGGCTTGGTGAAGTTTCAATTCCAACCCTCCTTTCCAAATCAGGAGTCACAAAAAATGCTTTCTCTTTATGTTTTGGTGAGACAGGTTCTGGGAATATATATTTTGGGGATCAAGGACCACCTACCCAAAAAACCACTCCATTTTTGCCCATTGATGGAAAATA CATTGCCTACATAATTGGAGTAGAGAAGGTCTGTATCAGTACTACATGTCTTGATGAAACAAACTTCAATGCTCAATTTGATAGTGGGACAACTTTCACATCCCTTCCAGATGATATATATAAAGCAGTTGTTAAAGAG tttGACAGACAAGCAAATGCCACAAGAGTTGATTTTGAAGACCTACCCTTTGAATACTGTTACAAGTCCAG TTCGCAGGAGTTGCCAGATACTCCATTGGTGACTATTAAGTTTGCAGTCAACAATAGCTTTGTGGTCCGTGATCCACTTTTTCTTATAAATGACAGTCAG GGAGGAGTTGCAGGGTTTTGTTTAGCTATACAATCATCACCTTATGAAATGGGACTTATTGGAC AGAACTTCATGCAAGGATATCGGTTGGCTTTTAATAGGGAGAATCTTACACTTGGGTGGTCACGTTCAAAAT GCCAACCTCTAAAAGACGAGAAAGCTTCCGGAAGCAATGCCAATGCCACGTCACCAATTTCACTGCCAACAACCGAACAACAAAGGACCCCAAACGCCCAGGCAGTTGCCCCTGCTGTTGCCGGAAGAACACCCTCGAAATCATCAGCCACCTTAATTCTCTCAAATTCATCATGTTTTTTACGGAATTTACTGCCTTTTCTTCTTTTACTGCTATTTCATCAGTCACCCTCCCTTCACCTCTGTAAATACTAA